From the genome of Acidobacteriota bacterium:
TGACCAGGCGGTCCGCTCCCGATTTCCTGCGGAAGTCGCGAATGTCGGCGCGCAGCTGCTCCGCGAGGTCGCGCTTGTTCTTCCCCTTCTTCACGTTCGTGCCATCCAGCTTTTTCACGTAATGACGATCGAAAACCGCTTTGCGCGGCTTGATGGTCTTGAGGAAGGGCTTCACCTTGTCCAGTAGCTCCGTCTCGAGCACACCGGCCTTGCGTGCGGCGGTGTACATGTCGTCGGAAAAGATGTCCCAACCGGTGAAGACTAGGTTGTCGAGCTGGGTCAAGGGAACGAATTTGTTGATCAGGGGCGAGTGGCCTTCAGTACGCTTACCCAGGCGAATGGTGCCCATCTGGGTGAGCGAGCCGATGGGCTTCGCATACCCCCGGCGGACCGCCTCCACACCCGCAACGAATGTGGTCGCCACCGCTCCCATGCCGGGGATCATCACCCCTAGCTTGCCCTTGGCGGGAGCGATCCCGCCGCCAGTAGTGCTGTTCTCTTTACGAAAGAATGCCATCACGCCCCTGTCAGAATCAGGATGATTTCCGAAACTCGCTATCTTCTCGTACCGCGCGATACTTTGTAAATGACAAATGCCCCCAGCCGCGGTAATTGTGGTGTAAGTGGTCAAACAGGTGCGCGAATGGAGCGCTGCGCCGCGCGTCACTGGGCGCGAGACGGCGTAGACCCACCGCAAAGCCTTTGAAGAACGGAGACGGCATGGAGAAGGTCACACTCATCACCGGTTGCTCGAGCGGCTTCGGGTTGCTGGCTGCGGTAGAGATGGCGCGCGCCGGGTTTCGCGTTGTCGCAACCATGCGCAACCTGGACAGGCGGGGACCGCTCGATGCCGCCGCAAAGGAAGCCGGCGTGGAGTTGGATGTCCGGCGACTCGACGTCACCGAGTTCGATTCCCTCGCTGGATTCGTGGGGCAGCTCGTGCAGGTTCACGGCCGCCTTGATGTGCTCGTCAACAATGCTGGCTTTTCCGTCTCCGGGTTCGCCGAAGACATGCTACTCACCGAGATTCGGCAGCAGTTCGAGACGAACTTCTTCGGACACGTCGCGATGACGAAAGCGGTGCTGCCCGTGATGCGGAAGCAGCGTTCGGGGCACATCATCATGATCTCCTCGATCAGCGGGCTGGTAGCCCAACCCGTGATTTCCAGCTACTCAGCCTCTAAGTACGCATTGGAGGGCTGGAGCGAGGCGCTGCGGCTGGAGACACACTCGCTGGGCGTCCGCGTGGTGCTGGTCGAGCCGGGCGCCTACGCTACGGACATCTGGGTGAAGAACGTCGTGCTGGGCAAGCGCGTCAATACACCAGAATCGCCAAACTATGAGCGCATCCGGCGCTTTGTGCAGTTCGTGCAGCAGGAAGTTCCTAAGCGAGATCCGCGCGAGGTCGCCCGCTTGATCTTGCGGATCGCACAGGACCCGGAGCCGCGGCTCCGCTATATTGCCGGCACCGACGCGCACCTGGGCTACTGGATGAAGCGATTGCTTCCCTGGAAGACTTGGGAGCGGATGGTCGCCCGGCACACAAGAATCGACTAGCTCTCCCGCATGCGATGCTGCCAACGGGACCACACGAACCAGGCCACGCCCGCGACGATCAGAACTCCAATCACGATATCGAACTGGTGGAAGTACTTTCCAAGCGAGCGCCAGTTTTCTCCCAGTTTCATTCCCAAGTACGCCAACGCAAAGCACCACGGCCACGATCCGAGGAACGTATAGATGTGGAACCTGACCCGCGGCATGCGCGCGACGCCCGCTGGGAGCGCAATAAAGGTTCGGACAACGGGCAGCAATCGCCCGATGAATACTGCCGCATGCCCCCAGCGATGAAAGAATCGATCGGCCCACTCCAACTCGTGGCGCGAGAGCAGCAGATAACGGCCGTACTTCTCGACCAGCGGACGCCCGCCGTAGTATCCGACCTCGTAGGCCAGAACCGAGCCTACATTGCATCCGAGCGCGCCCGCTGTCGCTGCCCAGAAGAGGTTGAACTTGCCTTCATAGACCAGGTAGCCGGCGAAGGGCATGATCAGTTCGCTGGGCAGCGGGATGCACGCCGATTCGATCGCCATCAGGACAACGATGCCCCAATAGCCAGTCGCACCGATCACCCACTTGATGAACAGAAAAACGGCGCCAAGTATCTTTTCGATCATGGATTGGTCGTTGTTCGGGGATCAAGCTTGCGCGGCGCCGCCCACGATCTTGTCTTCGTATTGGGCGACGGCTTCGGATACGTCTTTCTCGCAGTTGCTGCAGGTCGCTTCTCCGCCCTCGTTCTCTACGCCTTCACTGTCCACGATGATTGAGCCGCTCGATCCGTAGTCTTTCTCTTGCTCATCCCACTCGAACGCCTCTTGCACGGTGGCGTTGGTGATGTTGCAGCCAGTGAGTGTGATGATGTAGTCGTGGGCACCGCAATGGGGACAAGTGAAGGGCTCGGCC
Proteins encoded in this window:
- a CDS encoding SDR family oxidoreductase; the protein is MEKVTLITGCSSGFGLLAAVEMARAGFRVVATMRNLDRRGPLDAAAKEAGVELDVRRLDVTEFDSLAGFVGQLVQVHGRLDVLVNNAGFSVSGFAEDMLLTEIRQQFETNFFGHVAMTKAVLPVMRKQRSGHIIMISSISGLVAQPVISSYSASKYALEGWSEALRLETHSLGVRVVLVEPGAYATDIWVKNVVLGKRVNTPESPNYERIRRFVQFVQQEVPKRDPREVARLILRIAQDPEPRLRYIAGTDAHLGYWMKRLLPWKTWERMVARHTRID
- a CDS encoding DedA family protein encodes the protein MIEKILGAVFLFIKWVIGATGYWGIVVLMAIESACIPLPSELIMPFAGYLVYEGKFNLFWAATAGALGCNVGSVLAYEVGYYGGRPLVEKYGRYLLLSRHELEWADRFFHRWGHAAVFIGRLLPVVRTFIALPAGVARMPRVRFHIYTFLGSWPWCFALAYLGMKLGENWRSLGKYFHQFDIVIGVLIVAGVAWFVWSRWQHRMRES